The following are encoded together in the Jaculus jaculus isolate mJacJac1 chromosome 3, mJacJac1.mat.Y.cur, whole genome shotgun sequence genome:
- the LOC101608184 gene encoding gamma-secretase subunit APH-1A-like: MGLLPGLVAFLITVAGDPLHIINLVAEAFFWLVSLLLASVVWFILVHMTDWTDAGLQYDLLIFGAAASVLLQEVFHFAYYKLFKKADEGLASLSEDGRSPISICHMAHISGLSLGSGVFPVINILADTLGPGVVRIHGNSLYYILTSAFLTTAIILLHTFWGVVFFDACEKRWYWALGLVVGSHLLTSGLTFLNPWCEASLLPIYVLLKYPQPFV, from the coding sequence ATGGGGCTGCTTCCGGGACTCGTTGCGTTCTTGATCACTGTGGCTGGGGACCCTCTTCACATTATCAACCTGGTCGCCGAGGCATTTTTCTGGTTGGTCTCCCTTCTCCTGGCTTCTGTCGTCTGGTTCATCTTGGTCCATATGACAGACTGGACAGATGCCGGGCTCCAGTATGACCTCCTGATTTTTGGTGCTGCTGCGTCTGTCCTTCTACAGGAGGTGTTCCACTTTGCCTACTATAAGCTATTTAAGAAGGCTGATGAAGGGTTAGCCTCACTGAGTGAGGATGGAAGATCACCCATCTCCATCTGCCACATGGCCCATATTTCTGGTCTGTCCTTAGGTAGTGGTGTCTTCCCTGTTATTAATATTCTGGCTGATAcacttgggccaggtgtggttaGGATCCATGGAAACTCACTTTATTACATCTTGACTTCAGCCTTTCTAACAACAGCCATTATTTTGCTCCATACCTTTTGGGGAGTTGTGTTCTTTGATGCCTGTGAGAAGAGATGGTACTGGGCTTTGGGCCTGGTGGTTGGGAGTCACCTACTGACATCAGGACTGACATTCCTGAACCCCTGGTGTGAGGCTAGCTTGCTACCAATCTATGTTCTTCTGAAGTATCCACAGCCTTTTGTGTAA